Proteins encoded in a region of the Zea mays cultivar B73 chromosome 4, Zm-B73-REFERENCE-NAM-5.0, whole genome shotgun sequence genome:
- the LOC103653244 gene encoding protein PROTON GRADIENT REGULATION 5, chloroplastic, producing MRCSHGASVVWLPPHHKAPHPFHLFHPMVRSRTTTNHPTNSPSFSCALLFSLLYVLGSLLFERGKLSQPLARARARAKGMAAAVSFSRVRALPTWSSSVSGDDHHAYSVLATSSVSARPRSGARPLRSPAQMMGNVNDGKGLFAPLVVVARNIIGRKRFNQLRGKAIALHSQVINEFCKTIGADSKQRQGLIRLAKKNGEKLGFLA from the exons ATGCGGTGTAGTCACGGCGCCTCTGTGGTGTGGCTtcctccccaccacaaggctccCCACCCTTTCCATCTCTTCCATCCCATGGTTCGTAGTCGCACCACCACTAACCACCCGACCAATTCCCCTAGCTTCAGCTGCGCGCTTCTCTTTTCTCTCCTATACGTTCTAGGTTCGTTGCTGTTCGAGCGGGGTAAGCTTAGCCAGCCTCTAGCAAGAGCAAGAGCAAGGGCAAAGGGCATGGCGGCGGCTGTCTCCTTCTCCCGGGTGCGAGCTCTCCCGACGTGGTCCAGCTCGGTTTCCGGCGACGACCACCACGCCTACTCCGTGTTGGCGACGTCGTCGGTGTCAGCCAGACCTCGGTCTGGCGCGCGACCGCTGCGGTCGCCGGCGCAGATGATGGGCAACGTGAACGATGGCAAGGGGCTGTTCGCACCGCTCGTCGTGGTGGCGCGCAACATCATTGGCCGCAAACGCTTCAACCAGCTGAGGGGGAAAGCAATCGCGCTGCACTCGCAG GTCATCAACGAGTTCTGCAAGACCATCGGCGCCGACTCTAAGCAGCGGCAGGGCCTCATCCGCCTCGCCAAGAAGAACGGAGAGAAGCTCGGATTCCTTGCCTGA